A part of Desulfomicrobium baculatum DSM 4028 genomic DNA contains:
- the pglZ gene encoding BREX-1 system phosphatase PglZ type B: MPNILKELANTIRSSGNHNPEIQTPPVCILWPDKERQWEGIILLLLDELPELFILGDYSSDKRTGPAIWLRCVLANTLSNIPRPLNQTPILYLPGVSRQDLRAVENCPEHLKPLAELQYRGTIWNQSNAKDWTILAFLRSAQGGLGLDVAQDNDTKQSMLLALSRLLDEEVEPLKNKRLDAEFFKKLLIGDPRRQILEWIDHSEKYRTNSSENEWLAFIEVCRSQFGIHPEKDGPLVASERLALREGPWKTVWDRFCEAPNRYPNIPAQIKKCKMPGNSMLWSMGKASEYEGWPQWNELQETALRQGLLSLAKHDASTCRTELIKFEQHHVARRSLVWAELREASLALALEHLMVMASEIRKSLNAGSLDDVVQAYLNSAWKADDAVLSALACVESSEDFNAVTVAIRSVYLPWLEDSARHLQNIWEPIAKIDNLSSDAESCIVFVDGLRADSARRLKSILASKGAVVKEQIRWAALPSVTGTGKPAVAPLASTSAAENPSSTDFQAMSPYQFEKALKDSGWMVIRAKDPIPAPICQGYPVASTVNKLWVEIGNIDHEGHERGAKLAKQLPALLAEVAERIEALLSAGWSRIRVVTDHGWLLLPGGLPKSNLPSAVSESKWGRCALIKSGAITDHRIFPWHWNPDESVVLADGISCFRSNEEYTHGGLSLQECLTLDLIVSSDSLQEAVTIAEVRWKGLRCSVLAQGALSGLQLDVRKFAEDADTSLINQAKPIEDDGRASVLIVDMDGDLDGTDAFIVLTNDAGTVTTQISTRIGG, from the coding sequence GTGCCTAACATCCTCAAGGAACTAGCCAATACAATCCGTAGTTCAGGCAATCACAACCCAGAAATCCAGACACCTCCCGTCTGCATCCTTTGGCCAGACAAAGAAAGACAGTGGGAAGGAATCATTCTGCTCCTGCTTGATGAGCTTCCGGAACTATTCATCCTTGGAGACTACTCCTCGGACAAGAGGACTGGCCCGGCCATCTGGCTACGTTGTGTCCTGGCTAATACATTATCCAACATCCCAAGGCCGTTAAATCAGACGCCGATCCTGTATCTTCCTGGTGTAAGTAGGCAAGACTTGCGCGCTGTTGAAAATTGTCCGGAACACCTGAAACCACTTGCTGAGTTGCAATACCGGGGAACGATCTGGAATCAAAGCAATGCAAAGGACTGGACCATTCTCGCCTTTCTAAGATCAGCCCAAGGGGGCTTGGGCCTAGACGTTGCCCAAGACAACGACACCAAACAGTCTATGCTACTGGCTCTCAGCCGCCTGCTGGATGAAGAAGTCGAGCCATTAAAAAACAAACGGCTTGATGCCGAATTTTTCAAAAAACTTCTGATCGGTGATCCGCGTCGGCAAATTTTGGAGTGGATCGACCACTCAGAAAAATACCGAACCAACTCTAGTGAAAACGAATGGCTGGCGTTTATTGAGGTTTGCCGTTCTCAGTTTGGCATCCATCCTGAAAAAGACGGCCCCCTTGTTGCCTCTGAGCGACTCGCTTTGAGAGAAGGTCCGTGGAAAACCGTGTGGGATAGGTTTTGCGAAGCGCCCAACAGGTATCCTAATATCCCCGCACAAATCAAAAAATGCAAAATGCCCGGAAACTCGATGCTGTGGAGCATGGGCAAAGCATCGGAGTATGAAGGCTGGCCACAATGGAACGAGTTGCAAGAAACGGCGTTACGCCAAGGGCTATTGTCCCTTGCAAAGCATGATGCATCCACATGCCGCACTGAACTTATCAAGTTTGAACAGCACCATGTCGCACGCCGTAGTCTGGTGTGGGCGGAACTGCGAGAAGCGTCTTTAGCCCTAGCCTTAGAGCATTTGATGGTAATGGCGTCAGAAATACGGAAATCTTTGAACGCAGGCTCTCTGGATGACGTAGTCCAAGCTTACCTGAACAGTGCCTGGAAAGCCGACGATGCAGTTTTGTCCGCGCTTGCATGCGTGGAAAGCAGTGAAGATTTCAACGCCGTGACAGTGGCGATTCGAAGCGTCTACCTTCCCTGGTTGGAGGACTCCGCCCGCCATCTGCAAAATATTTGGGAACCAATAGCGAAGATTGATAACCTTTCGTCTGATGCCGAAAGCTGCATTGTCTTTGTCGACGGTTTGCGTGCTGATTCCGCTCGGCGTTTAAAGTCCATCCTTGCATCAAAAGGTGCTGTCGTTAAGGAGCAAATTCGATGGGCTGCATTGCCAAGTGTGACAGGGACGGGAAAGCCAGCAGTGGCACCTTTGGCCTCAACCAGTGCTGCGGAGAATCCAAGTTCCACAGACTTTCAAGCGATGTCTCCGTATCAATTCGAGAAAGCTCTCAAAGACTCAGGCTGGATGGTAATCCGAGCCAAAGATCCGATTCCAGCCCCAATTTGCCAAGGCTACCCCGTCGCGTCCACGGTCAACAAACTTTGGGTGGAGATCGGCAACATCGATCACGAAGGGCACGAACGGGGAGCGAAGCTTGCGAAGCAGCTCCCGGCCCTCTTGGCAGAAGTTGCCGAAAGAATCGAAGCCCTGCTTTCTGCGGGATGGTCTCGCATTCGAGTAGTCACTGATCATGGCTGGCTCCTCCTGCCTGGTGGTCTGCCAAAATCAAACCTGCCCAGCGCCGTTTCTGAAAGCAAATGGGGTCGGTGCGCCCTGATAAAATCCGGTGCAATTACCGATCATCGCATATTTCCTTGGCATTGGAATCCTGACGAGTCAGTCGTTCTGGCCGATGGAATCAGTTGCTTCCGAAGCAACGAAGAATACACCCATGGTGGTTTAAGCCTTCAAGAATGCTTAACCTTGGACCTGATTGTATCTTCAGATTCTCTTCAAGAAGCCGTCACCATCGCTGAAGTCCGATGGAAAGGCTTACGCTGTTCCGTGCTAGCCCAAGGCGCATTGAGCGGGCTTCAACTCGACGTCCGCAAATTTGCAGAAGATGCAGATACTTCCCTCATCAATCAAGCCAAACCCATTGAAGATGACGGACGCGCTTCTGTGCTGATCGTTGACATGGACGGGGATCTGGACGGAACAGATGCTTTTATCGTGCTAACCAATGATGCGGGCACAGTGACAACACAAATTTCGACACGAATCGGTGGATAA
- a CDS encoding DUF6361 family protein — MTASLTWLDHDSAAYERSLRLLALFKEKESRDELGIGAIRDAIADRLFPGTSTIQTRLRYMCFIPWIYAGLEKHRVPANEMLSKGREAEARLMVELGKTEKTGVIGREAGATLKRLPSSIYWSGMGAWGLRRFQSSQQEYHRSVEKLYALRKSRTRRDDGEWLDEQSHDTWYAHLLRLKPSNFPTGMDFNLTKQEASLLVECLQRHQRDSLLAWLARSAETLTDRVACDFPWQHPKYETFPLAHRNCLYQGRIFSFLHKGAALLYNLQLAELYAELVTTGGSAPSSSEINPEKYREALKDWTNDSEFHQLAVWSPTSLWPEVVAQGHSINGQTRTFVEQWWQIVLHNGASVSDSKDARNLIRMREKRKGPQSRFVNRNALKQWGGSAGTARLVYRWPTAQTFINDLQKAFHS, encoded by the coding sequence ATGACAGCATCCCTTACCTGGCTCGACCACGACAGCGCAGCATATGAGCGCAGCTTAAGACTACTGGCGCTGTTCAAAGAAAAGGAATCTCGCGACGAACTCGGCATTGGCGCTATACGCGATGCCATCGCCGATCGCCTTTTTCCTGGCACATCCACCATCCAGACTCGCTTGCGGTATATGTGTTTCATTCCGTGGATATACGCAGGGTTGGAAAAACATCGAGTGCCGGCCAACGAAATGCTGAGCAAAGGACGTGAGGCCGAGGCACGGCTCATGGTCGAATTAGGGAAGACGGAAAAAACGGGAGTCATCGGCCGCGAAGCCGGAGCTACCCTGAAGCGTCTTCCTAGCTCCATTTATTGGTCCGGTATGGGAGCATGGGGACTACGTCGATTCCAGAGCTCGCAGCAAGAATACCATCGTAGCGTTGAAAAATTATATGCTCTCCGCAAGTCTCGCACCCGTCGTGACGACGGTGAATGGCTGGATGAACAGAGTCATGACACCTGGTATGCGCACCTTCTGAGGTTGAAACCGTCTAACTTCCCGACCGGTATGGATTTCAATCTCACCAAGCAGGAAGCAAGCCTGTTGGTGGAATGCCTTCAGAGGCATCAACGCGACTCCCTGCTGGCTTGGCTGGCCAGAAGCGCGGAGACGCTTACGGACAGAGTCGCTTGTGACTTCCCTTGGCAGCACCCGAAGTATGAGACATTTCCTCTGGCTCACCGGAATTGCCTGTACCAAGGACGTATCTTCTCGTTTCTCCATAAGGGCGCGGCCCTGCTCTACAACCTACAGTTGGCAGAATTATACGCTGAGCTTGTGACAACAGGCGGAAGTGCTCCTTCGTCATCTGAAATCAATCCGGAAAAATACCGCGAGGCGTTGAAGGACTGGACGAATGACTCGGAGTTTCATCAACTTGCCGTTTGGTCACCTACCTCCTTATGGCCGGAAGTCGTAGCCCAAGGGCATTCTATCAATGGCCAGACCCGGACTTTTGTTGAGCAATGGTGGCAAATCGTTCTCCACAATGGAGCTTCAGTGTCAGATTCCAAAGATGCTAGAAATTTGATCAGGATGCGCGAAAAACGTAAAGGTCCTCAGTCCCGTTTTGTCAATCGCAACGCCCTTAAACAATGGGGCGGATCAGCCGGTACCGCTCGACTTGTCTATCGCTGGCCCACGGCCCAAACTTTTATCAACGATCTCCAAAAAGCGTTTCATTCATGA
- a CDS encoding Mov34/MPN/PAD-1 family protein encodes MGSGQGLPRMQELTFTAQGSSLVVTLTPNVLAHFEANAQRGGRSEAGGQLFGTFPAPNIMKVEKATGPVSAYRRFWNRIILNQRADQREINAEFEKGLHYLGDWHTHPATIPTPSPMDYQTFQSRFQKSTHELHAMLMVIVGTNPFPGGLWVGLQNNSISTKLVLPYS; translated from the coding sequence ATGGGATCAGGACAAGGGTTGCCACGTATGCAGGAGTTGACCTTTACGGCCCAGGGGTCCAGCCTAGTTGTCACCCTCACTCCGAACGTCCTTGCCCACTTTGAAGCGAACGCGCAGCGAGGGGGGCGCAGTGAGGCAGGCGGGCAACTGTTCGGGACATTCCCCGCCCCGAACATTATGAAGGTAGAGAAGGCGACCGGACCGGTATCTGCCTATCGAAGATTCTGGAACAGGATCATTTTAAACCAACGGGCTGATCAGAGGGAGATCAATGCCGAATTCGAAAAGGGGCTGCACTACTTGGGTGATTGGCATACGCATCCGGCGACTATTCCCACCCCCTCGCCAATGGACTACCAGACTTTCCAAAGTCGCTTCCAGAAGTCGACCCATGAACTCCACGCGATGCTCATGGTGATCGTGGGTACAAATCCCTTCCCAGGGGGACTGTGGGTTGGCCTGCAAAATAATAGTATATCAACAAAACTAGTGTTACCGTATAGTTAG
- a CDS encoding MIT C-terminal domain-containing protein encodes MVGSCLSGTTVVTVEDPYIRIPHQIQNFVRFCETVIKEGTIRKISLITSYDDNNRHADMHAKLDELKQSLLEIDVELDINLNPKIHDREIRFNNGWVIKIGRGLDFYQKPGGGGMSLVPLI; translated from the coding sequence ATTGTCGGGTCATGTCTTTCTGGAACAACTGTTGTGACAGTCGAAGACCCATATATTCGTATTCCTCATCAAATTCAAAACTTTGTACGATTCTGCGAAACGGTTATCAAAGAAGGTACCATTCGTAAAATTTCGCTCATCACGAGTTATGATGATAACAACCGGCACGCTGATATGCACGCCAAGTTGGATGAGCTTAAGCAAAGCTTGCTTGAGATTGATGTTGAATTGGATATTAACTTGAATCCAAAAATTCACGACCGAGAAATCAGATTCAATAACGGATGGGTAATAAAAATTGGTCGAGGCCTTGATTTCTACCAAAAGCCCGGGGGGGGTGGTATGAGCTTGGTGCCACTGATTTAA
- the brxL gene encoding BREX system Lon protease-like protein BrxL: MNLDAIDRKAASTFEGYLVRKDLVRTFSRQFPVPTYVVEFLLGRYCASIDQDEIDEGLGIVQRQLLDRTVKAGEEELFKSRAREKGQVKIIDLVSARLDAKSDSYLATLPSLRLTDARIEAAVVSKHERMLTGGFYAEITLGYDPIIAQEKTGRPFGIDGLREIQLSNRDVLEKLGEARAQFSTKEWKTLLLRSIGIEDSALSERQQNALFLRMVPFVERNFNMVELGPRGTGKSHLFQQVSPYAHLISGGKATVARMFVHMGTGQKGLVCQYDVVCFDEISGISFDQKDGVNIMKGYMESGEFSRGKESIRADGSVVMVGNFDVDVEHQQRVGHLFGPMPAEMRDDTAFMDRLHAFLPGWDVPKISKELLTNHFGLVSDFLSECWTQLRNQSRVSQLQNRVFYGGALSGRDTNAVNKTVSGLLKLLHPDGTQQIPEEDIEWAVRIAMESRRRVKEQQKRIGAAEFRNTHFSYVMGTDGVEKFVSTPELQSDNSIGTDPLEPGQVWAISPGGNGENPGLYRIEVNEGPGSGLKVLNKPIPPAFRESIGCAEQNLYSRASQLVGDKDPRHHEFTAQLRAFDASKSGAKIGVAALVALCTALLKKSVRGGLILVGEINLGGSIESIHNPVNIAEIAVEKGATSLLIPVSCRKQLFDLSDDMATKVDIQFYSDAKDALLKAIIE; encoded by the coding sequence ATGAATTTGGACGCAATTGATCGCAAAGCGGCCTCGACGTTTGAAGGTTATCTGGTTCGCAAGGACCTGGTTCGAACCTTCAGCAGACAGTTTCCTGTTCCAACCTATGTCGTAGAATTTTTGCTCGGCAGGTATTGCGCCAGTATCGATCAGGATGAGATCGATGAAGGTCTGGGCATTGTCCAACGGCAACTCCTGGATCGCACCGTCAAGGCTGGCGAGGAAGAACTTTTCAAATCTCGCGCCAGGGAGAAGGGACAGGTCAAAATCATCGACCTTGTATCCGCCCGTCTTGATGCCAAATCCGATTCCTACCTGGCGACCCTGCCTAGCTTAAGGCTCACAGACGCACGCATTGAGGCCGCCGTTGTCAGCAAACACGAGCGCATGCTGACCGGAGGCTTTTACGCTGAGATCACACTTGGCTACGACCCGATAATTGCCCAAGAAAAAACTGGACGCCCTTTCGGAATTGACGGTTTGCGGGAGATCCAACTTTCGAATCGAGATGTCCTGGAGAAACTTGGCGAAGCAAGAGCACAGTTCTCCACCAAGGAGTGGAAGACATTACTTCTGCGCTCAATTGGCATCGAGGATTCCGCGCTGTCGGAACGACAGCAAAATGCCCTCTTTTTGCGTATGGTTCCTTTTGTTGAGCGTAACTTCAATATGGTCGAACTTGGTCCTCGTGGAACCGGCAAAAGTCATCTATTCCAGCAGGTTTCTCCTTATGCCCACTTGATATCCGGTGGAAAGGCTACTGTAGCCAGAATGTTCGTGCATATGGGCACCGGACAAAAAGGGCTTGTTTGCCAATACGATGTCGTCTGCTTTGATGAAATTTCCGGGATATCTTTCGACCAGAAAGACGGCGTAAACATCATGAAGGGCTACATGGAGTCCGGTGAATTCAGCCGTGGAAAGGAGAGTATCAGGGCGGACGGAAGTGTTGTCATGGTAGGCAACTTCGATGTTGACGTGGAACACCAGCAACGGGTCGGCCATCTTTTTGGCCCAATGCCAGCCGAAATGAGGGATGACACTGCCTTCATGGACCGATTGCACGCATTCCTACCAGGCTGGGATGTACCCAAAATCAGCAAGGAGCTGCTAACCAATCATTTCGGATTGGTCAGCGATTTCCTTTCAGAGTGTTGGACCCAACTCCGAAATCAGAGCCGTGTCTCACAGCTTCAAAACAGAGTTTTCTATGGTGGCGCACTGTCAGGTCGGGACACCAATGCCGTGAACAAAACCGTGAGCGGGCTGCTTAAACTTCTTCATCCTGACGGCACACAACAGATTCCAGAGGAAGACATTGAATGGGCGGTCAGAATCGCCATGGAATCTCGAAGACGCGTAAAGGAACAGCAAAAAAGAATCGGTGCCGCCGAATTCCGAAATACCCATTTCAGTTATGTGATGGGGACGGACGGTGTGGAGAAATTCGTTTCAACACCGGAACTTCAAAGCGACAACAGCATCGGAACAGATCCTCTTGAGCCTGGTCAAGTCTGGGCCATCAGCCCGGGTGGTAATGGCGAAAATCCTGGACTCTACCGAATCGAAGTTAACGAAGGACCAGGCTCTGGGCTGAAGGTTCTCAACAAACCTATTCCACCGGCATTCCGGGAAAGCATCGGATGCGCCGAGCAAAATCTCTACTCACGGGCAAGCCAACTGGTCGGAGACAAAGACCCAAGGCACCACGAATTCACAGCTCAACTTAGGGCCTTTGATGCCTCAAAATCAGGAGCCAAGATCGGAGTTGCGGCTCTGGTGGCGTTATGCACTGCCCTGCTCAAAAAAAGCGTGCGGGGCGGGCTTATACTGGTAGGCGAAATTAATCTTGGCGGTTCAATTGAATCAATTCATAATCCAGTAAATATTGCCGAAATAGCAGTGGAAAAAGGAGCGACGTCTCTTTTAATTCCAGTTTCATGTCGAAAGCAATTATTCGATTTATCAGATGATATGGCGACAAAAGTCGATATTCAGTTCTATTCTGACGCTAAAGATGCGTTATTGAAAGCAATTATTGAATAA
- a CDS encoding CBASS cGAMP-activated phospholipase: MCSPEDKAIPFRVLTIDGGGIRGLYTAALLKDIMDHYALLRGVKSGLDIGTGFDLIAGTSTGGILACALAKGLHPNAVVSLYREHGPSIFPSPAPSGLGWLLAWAIKHSISSSANNLALKARLEEVFGHTTLADLYKERRVALCIPAVHAGTSTSKVFKTPHDPTYTIDCLFKLSDVCLATSAAPIIFPIAEIQDPQNESRECFFIDGGLWANNPVLVGLIEALHINELNGDHDRPIEVFSVGTCSPASGDDIANPDRGVLAWHVGLKPLSLSIDAQATGHSFMATHIARYLKCEATIVRLPCSSPSSKEAKHLTLDNPSQKAVRALLNRARHDSQEVLRKIKNGDEDLCRLGRVFEIMKPFEEVYQ, encoded by the coding sequence GTGTGTTCGCCAGAGGATAAAGCAATACCGTTTCGAGTCCTGACCATAGATGGCGGTGGAATACGCGGCCTGTACACTGCCGCATTGCTAAAAGACATAATGGACCACTATGCACTGTTAAGGGGCGTGAAAAGTGGCCTCGACATCGGCACCGGCTTCGACCTGATTGCCGGGACGAGCACCGGAGGCATACTGGCCTGCGCATTGGCAAAGGGGCTTCACCCTAATGCTGTGGTCTCTCTTTACCGCGAACACGGTCCTTCGATTTTTCCAAGTCCAGCACCCTCTGGTCTGGGGTGGCTTCTGGCTTGGGCCATTAAGCACAGTATATCCTCGTCCGCGAATAACTTAGCCCTAAAGGCCAGACTCGAAGAGGTGTTTGGTCACACGACATTGGCAGACCTCTACAAGGAACGGAGAGTTGCTCTATGCATCCCTGCGGTCCACGCGGGGACCTCAACTAGTAAAGTTTTCAAAACACCTCATGACCCGACATACACCATTGACTGTCTTTTTAAGCTTTCTGATGTCTGCCTAGCGACGAGTGCCGCGCCGATTATCTTCCCGATTGCCGAGATACAAGACCCTCAAAATGAGAGTCGCGAGTGTTTTTTTATCGACGGCGGCCTATGGGCGAACAATCCTGTTTTGGTGGGCCTCATCGAGGCCCTTCATATCAATGAACTAAATGGCGATCACGATCGGCCTATAGAGGTCTTTTCCGTTGGCACATGTTCGCCAGCAAGCGGAGACGACATTGCGAATCCCGATAGAGGAGTGCTCGCTTGGCACGTCGGCTTAAAGCCTCTGAGCCTGTCCATTGATGCCCAGGCCACAGGACACAGTTTTATGGCCACGCACATTGCAAGATATTTAAAATGTGAAGCCACCATTGTCCGCCTTCCATGTTCGTCTCCTTCCTCAAAAGAGGCCAAACACCTTACACTGGACAATCCTTCACAAAAGGCCGTCCGTGCTCTTCTAAACAGGGCCAGACATGATTCGCAGGAGGTACTTAGAAAAATCAAAAACGGAGACGAGGATCTTTGTCGTTTAGGCCGGGTTTTCGAGATAATGAAGCCTTTTGAGGAGGTATATCAATGA
- a CDS encoding ThiF family adenylyltransferase — MAKGSFLPFFPEIYYKAAGGIGRHLNRLVGDIEELSLVEIQERTSTKGVFAKGWSFPFNVDDHKVILGIFLRNCFPLSPPDVYLLEPHEKMAIQYPHVELSGRLCLLGPQDNAYPALNDAMCRDLCDHLLAATAVLLRDNFSRKNADHFVQEFLSYWANFCRLKQTPMKPRWSLLKISIKRSRVVSHLTLTGDKKAGYLLAENQEDGVAWAKNVFGPDVKVYTQPAAFLWLKEGLMPGLYPLRNKHLRALLSLADDAAAEVLLACTPTKRQKAIRKVAKGRRNDLPICFGFDTEHGPALAGLLALPPSRNQGPKTSSGYWQPGMSNLIQRQFFGLGGEILPFNITRVDGDWLGFRGGDDSASEKKQVLSESHVVLIGAGSLGSRVAEMLCAAGVGQLTILDHDDMEAGNIGRHLLGVDTIRGNKARETSRALLRRFPHLSLNGIPLKWEEALNIPKHKEELLGADLILSTTGELQSNLFLNRVLVSYSRKRPVPDTIFAWAEAYCCAGKAVLVDFASGCLECGIEVGRTVKSEACTFPRERLLKTLVPACGDSFMPYGALEMNPIASMTAKFSIEVLLGEVESPSQRVYVAAASIISAHDGRESDWAADFLPPRHEGTFFTAPWDQDKGCHVCRS, encoded by the coding sequence TTGGCTAAAGGCTCCTTTTTACCTTTTTTCCCAGAAATCTACTATAAGGCTGCGGGAGGTATCGGACGACACCTAAACCGGCTTGTCGGCGACATTGAAGAGCTCTCCCTCGTGGAAATCCAAGAGCGCACCTCCACCAAAGGAGTATTCGCAAAAGGTTGGTCTTTCCCTTTTAATGTTGATGACCATAAAGTTATCCTTGGAATCTTCCTGCGGAACTGTTTTCCTCTGTCTCCTCCCGACGTCTACCTCCTTGAACCTCATGAGAAGATGGCCATACAGTATCCTCACGTCGAGCTCAGTGGCAGACTGTGTCTTCTGGGACCGCAGGACAATGCATATCCTGCTCTGAACGACGCAATGTGCCGCGACCTTTGCGACCATCTTCTAGCCGCCACGGCGGTTCTTCTACGTGACAATTTTTCGAGGAAAAACGCGGATCATTTTGTACAAGAATTTCTTAGCTATTGGGCCAATTTTTGTAGATTGAAGCAAACGCCTATGAAACCTCGCTGGTCTCTTCTTAAAATATCCATAAAGCGATCCCGGGTCGTATCCCATCTAACACTCACCGGAGACAAGAAAGCAGGTTACCTCCTCGCTGAAAATCAAGAGGATGGGGTGGCTTGGGCCAAGAACGTCTTTGGTCCCGACGTTAAGGTGTATACACAACCCGCAGCGTTTCTTTGGCTGAAAGAAGGGCTCATGCCGGGTTTATACCCATTGAGAAACAAGCACCTCCGTGCGCTCCTTTCGTTGGCGGACGATGCTGCCGCGGAGGTGCTCCTTGCATGCACTCCTACAAAACGCCAGAAGGCCATTAGGAAGGTGGCAAAAGGCCGCCGCAACGACCTACCGATTTGCTTTGGGTTCGATACGGAACACGGACCAGCTCTCGCCGGATTGCTTGCGCTTCCACCATCCAGAAATCAAGGTCCAAAGACTTCTTCAGGTTATTGGCAGCCCGGTATGAGTAATCTGATCCAGAGACAGTTTTTCGGCCTTGGTGGCGAGATATTGCCGTTCAATATCACACGCGTCGATGGCGATTGGCTCGGATTCCGAGGAGGGGACGATTCCGCATCGGAAAAGAAGCAGGTACTAAGCGAATCCCATGTGGTCTTGATCGGCGCGGGATCCCTCGGGAGTCGGGTGGCGGAGATGCTGTGCGCGGCGGGCGTTGGCCAACTTACGATCCTGGACCATGATGACATGGAGGCAGGAAATATCGGTCGCCATTTGCTGGGAGTTGACACCATACGCGGGAACAAGGCCAGGGAGACGAGCCGAGCACTCCTCCGACGTTTTCCGCATCTGTCACTTAATGGGATCCCCTTGAAGTGGGAAGAGGCCCTGAACATCCCGAAGCACAAAGAAGAGCTTCTTGGGGCAGATTTGATCCTGTCCACAACCGGCGAACTTCAGTCGAATTTATTCCTGAATCGTGTTTTGGTATCGTATAGTAGGAAGAGACCCGTGCCTGATACAATTTTCGCATGGGCAGAGGCTTACTGTTGTGCGGGGAAGGCAGTGCTTGTGGATTTTGCTTCCGGATGCTTGGAGTGCGGCATAGAAGTGGGGCGTACAGTTAAAAGCGAAGCGTGTACATTCCCTCGCGAAAGACTCCTTAAGACTTTGGTCCCGGCCTGCGGAGATTCATTCATGCCGTATGGTGCTTTGGAGATGAATCCTATCGCATCCATGACTGCCAAATTTTCTATTGAGGTGCTTCTCGGTGAGGTCGAATCACCCAGCCAGCGCGTGTACGTTGCTGCAGCCAGCATAATCAGCGCTCACGATGGTCGTGAATCCGACTGGGCTGCCGATTTTCTTCCCCCTAGGCACGAAGGGACCTTCTTTACAGCCCCATGGGATCAGGACAAGGGTTGCCACGTATGCAGGAGTTGA
- a CDS encoding cyclic GMP-AMP synthase DncV-like nucleotidyltransferase produces the protein MTTINTHAELFAFYGGEVKLPEDKRKEMKERRKTNRNRLKNGLIKNMMPTPTHHLIQGSYAMYTMVQRPDDDYDIDDGACFSRDDLKGAQGADKTALAARQMVRDAIDDGSFKKKPECLPKCVRVHYAAGYHVDIPVYREWTDDDGTEHRELAAADWIESNPQIITNWFKKVVPEKSPEDNQPYQMRRLVCLLKAWSSSRASWNLPSGLIFSVLVDELYVPRRDRDDNAFHALLKALKCRLDRGDKTAQHPAPDLDEDFASGREAKMDNLQAKLNEWLPKLEILDDPDCTKNQALDAWNKFFNTHYFDQYIEDEEEDNPENRNCFVATGGIPKKAVDKGGDTTFG, from the coding sequence ATGACCACTATAAATACTCATGCTGAATTGTTTGCGTTTTATGGGGGCGAGGTCAAACTGCCTGAAGATAAAAGGAAGGAGATGAAGGAGCGTCGTAAGACAAACCGTAATCGCTTGAAGAATGGCTTGATAAAGAACATGATGCCTACGCCCACACATCATCTGATTCAGGGATCCTACGCGATGTACACAATGGTCCAGCGTCCTGACGATGACTACGACATCGATGACGGGGCCTGCTTCTCCCGTGACGACCTAAAAGGTGCCCAGGGCGCGGACAAGACGGCGTTGGCAGCTCGCCAGATGGTCCGCGATGCCATTGACGATGGAAGTTTCAAGAAAAAGCCCGAGTGTCTCCCAAAGTGCGTCCGCGTACACTACGCAGCTGGCTACCACGTCGACATTCCGGTATATCGAGAGTGGACCGATGACGACGGCACCGAACACCGCGAACTGGCCGCCGCAGACTGGATTGAGTCGAATCCGCAGATCATAACCAACTGGTTCAAGAAGGTGGTCCCCGAAAAAAGCCCGGAAGACAATCAACCCTACCAGATGCGTAGACTTGTGTGCCTGCTCAAAGCTTGGTCATCTAGTCGGGCGTCGTGGAACCTTCCCAGCGGTTTGATCTTCTCCGTCTTGGTCGACGAACTGTACGTTCCCCGGCGCGACCGTGACGACAATGCGTTTCATGCTCTTTTGAAGGCCCTCAAGTGCCGCCTGGACAGAGGAGACAAGACCGCCCAGCACCCCGCCCCCGATCTCGATGAGGATTTCGCGTCCGGACGCGAGGCCAAGATGGACAATTTGCAGGCCAAGCTCAACGAGTGGCTCCCGAAGCTCGAAATCCTTGACGACCCCGACTGCACTAAAAATCAAGCACTAGACGCATGGAATAAGTTCTTTAACACGCACTACTTCGATCAGTACATTGAGGATGAAGAGGAAGACAATCCCGAGAATCGCAATTGCTTCGTCGCGACGGGGGGGATACCCAAGAAGGCCGTAGACAAGGGTGGAGACACCACCTTTGGCTAA